Proteins encoded by one window of Salmonirosea aquatica:
- a CDS encoding hydantoinase B/oxoprolinase family protein produces the protein MTNSGQWHIHIDTGGTFTDCIAEDPEGEIHRVKVLSSSSLRGRIIRKIDPYNYSFEAPWNYPGLLLEGYTILVPSRGIQSKLLAIDYRNHILTLENNIPALSNCDFDLTTQEEAPVLAIRLATRTKIGSPFPPIHLRLGTTKGTNALLEKKGAKSLLVVTKGYRDLLRIGTQQRPHLFQLAIPDPELQYADVFEVDERIDAKGDSLTHLSPTELDRLLAHIQESDFEAVAVSLLNAYKNPAHENLLTDFVRNNTDLYVSSAVELFPQINYLRRTQTAAIDAYLSPIIDSYLNRIRKSLKGTGIQVATSAGGLVNSAHYHAKDSLLSGPAGGMIAATRLAEVLGISKILTFDMGGTSTDTARIDGRPQLSYITKINNYELLNPSFAIETVAAGGGSVCWYDGYTLRVGPHSAGATPGPACYGAGGPLTVTDVNLLLGKLETSQFEIPISPGDAMDALHKLIEDIAHKTGSTLGGREVLKGLERIANEKMAEAIRKISVSQGVNPSEYALMTFGGAGGQHGCQLAQLLNIDRVIIPREAGLFSAVGIGQAQLSRIATRQVLQPWKDCHEKIPSWILEMEDRLSQELDTEGAAVVELGFCSLFLRFTGQETTLEIPYHATESQEIFRQSYLNLYGYLPTNKSIELESIRLMMQEKKEFPSQGAFEFIPIQAPSVRKASAPFSGGNSWPIYHRADLMPGHFAMGPCVITESNSTTYVPPGWQFSVQSSGDLIISHTNPAEHSVLEERPEEVELELFTNRFYAIAEEMGVQLQRTAFSVNVKERLDFSCALLDADAELLVNAPHIPVHLGSLGLCARLVREKITIGPGDVVITNHPKYGGSHLPDVTLLAGVYTVDAQLVGYVMNRAHHAEIGGTRPGSMPPDANSLAEEGVTILPQYLVKKGVPQWDSMRALFTEGTYPTRMWVENEADMIAALSSLRKGQTDLLALVSRFGLTSVRYYMGKLKSNAHAQLQIALRPYENKKMMASEFLDDGHRIAVQIEVQPGRILFDFKSTSHVHPHNLNANLSILHSAILYVLRILVDKEIPLNDGLMKDVHICLPENSLLNPHFEDDPALCPAVVGGNTEVSQRLVDTLLKALELAACSQGTMNNFLFGNDHLGYYETIGGGAGAGPGFHGRSGVHQHMTNTRITDTEELERRYPVRIPRFELRSDSGGKGQWHGGEGIVREIEFLDDLDITLLTQHRYFAPYGMAGGENGKSSDHTLIRASGKIEKCPGVCSAHVKKNDRLLIETPGGGGYGEPH, from the coding sequence GTGACAAATTCTGGCCAATGGCATATTCATATCGATACGGGGGGTACCTTCACAGATTGTATCGCCGAAGATCCCGAGGGTGAAATTCACCGGGTTAAGGTACTGAGCAGTAGTAGTCTGAGGGGTAGGATCATTCGTAAGATCGACCCTTATAATTATTCGTTCGAAGCTCCCTGGAATTATCCGGGCTTATTACTCGAAGGATATACGATACTGGTACCTTCTCGGGGCATCCAATCCAAATTGCTCGCCATTGACTACCGAAATCATATTCTAACGCTGGAAAATAATATACCGGCACTCAGCAACTGCGATTTCGACCTTACCACCCAAGAAGAAGCCCCCGTGTTGGCTATTCGGCTGGCTACCCGTACCAAAATCGGAAGCCCCTTCCCTCCTATCCATTTGCGACTCGGCACTACGAAGGGGACGAATGCGCTGCTCGAGAAAAAAGGGGCAAAAAGCCTGTTGGTGGTCACCAAAGGGTACCGTGACCTGTTGCGCATCGGCACCCAGCAGCGCCCACACCTTTTCCAACTTGCTATTCCCGATCCGGAGCTCCAGTATGCTGACGTCTTCGAAGTGGACGAGCGGATTGATGCAAAAGGCGATTCGCTCACGCACCTCTCTCCTACCGAGCTCGATCGTTTGTTAGCCCACATCCAGGAATCTGACTTTGAGGCAGTCGCCGTATCGCTTCTGAACGCTTACAAAAACCCGGCCCACGAAAATCTGCTCACGGATTTTGTGAGGAACAATACCGATCTCTACGTTTCGTCGGCCGTGGAACTTTTCCCTCAGATCAATTACCTGCGCCGCACCCAGACGGCCGCCATAGATGCCTATTTGTCTCCGATTATAGATTCGTACCTGAATAGAATACGGAAAAGCCTGAAAGGTACCGGCATTCAGGTAGCAACCAGTGCTGGGGGGTTGGTCAATAGTGCTCATTACCATGCCAAAGATAGTTTGCTCAGTGGCCCGGCTGGTGGGATGATCGCTGCTACCCGGTTGGCCGAAGTGCTCGGGATAAGTAAGATATTGACTTTTGATATGGGAGGTACGAGTACTGATACGGCTCGTATCGACGGCCGCCCCCAACTGAGCTATATTACTAAAATCAACAACTACGAACTCCTCAATCCATCCTTTGCCATCGAGACGGTCGCGGCAGGTGGTGGTTCCGTCTGCTGGTACGATGGCTATACCTTACGGGTTGGCCCGCATAGTGCAGGCGCAACCCCGGGTCCCGCCTGCTACGGGGCGGGTGGTCCCCTGACGGTTACGGATGTCAATTTGTTACTGGGCAAGTTGGAAACCAGCCAATTTGAAATTCCCATCAGCCCCGGTGATGCGATGGATGCACTCCACAAGCTGATTGAGGATATTGCCCACAAGACCGGCAGCACCTTGGGGGGAAGAGAAGTTTTGAAAGGACTGGAACGGATTGCCAATGAAAAAATGGCGGAGGCCATCCGCAAAATTTCAGTCAGTCAGGGGGTCAACCCATCCGAATATGCCCTGATGACTTTCGGGGGAGCGGGTGGCCAGCACGGGTGTCAGCTGGCCCAACTCCTGAATATTGATCGGGTGATCATTCCCCGCGAGGCTGGTTTGTTCAGTGCCGTCGGAATTGGACAGGCGCAGCTAAGCCGGATCGCCACCCGGCAGGTACTTCAACCCTGGAAGGATTGCCATGAAAAAATACCTTCCTGGATTCTGGAAATGGAGGACCGATTATCGCAAGAACTAGATACGGAAGGAGCAGCAGTTGTCGAACTTGGTTTCTGTTCTCTGTTTCTCCGTTTTACCGGGCAAGAAACGACTCTGGAAATCCCCTACCATGCCACCGAATCCCAAGAGATTTTCCGGCAATCATATCTCAATCTGTACGGGTACCTACCTACCAATAAATCGATCGAACTGGAAAGTATTCGCCTGATGATGCAGGAGAAAAAAGAGTTTCCAAGCCAAGGTGCCTTTGAATTCATACCTATCCAAGCCCCTTCGGTGCGCAAAGCATCGGCACCGTTTTCCGGGGGCAATTCCTGGCCAATCTATCATCGGGCCGACCTGATGCCGGGTCATTTTGCTATGGGTCCCTGTGTGATTACCGAAAGCAATTCCACGACTTATGTTCCCCCGGGCTGGCAGTTTTCAGTCCAGAGTTCAGGGGATTTGATCATATCCCATACCAATCCAGCGGAACATTCGGTTTTGGAAGAACGACCCGAAGAGGTAGAATTGGAGCTATTTACCAACCGATTTTACGCGATAGCCGAAGAAATGGGCGTACAATTGCAACGAACAGCCTTTTCGGTCAATGTGAAGGAGCGTCTGGATTTCTCCTGCGCCCTGCTCGACGCCGACGCCGAGTTACTGGTCAATGCCCCCCACATACCCGTACATCTGGGAAGCCTGGGACTTTGCGCCCGGTTGGTTCGAGAAAAAATTACGATTGGACCAGGGGATGTCGTTATTACTAATCACCCCAAATACGGTGGCTCGCACTTGCCCGATGTCACTTTACTGGCCGGGGTTTATACCGTCGATGCCCAGCTGGTAGGGTACGTAATGAATCGGGCACATCATGCCGAAATTGGAGGTACCCGGCCTGGTTCTATGCCACCCGATGCGAACTCACTGGCCGAAGAAGGCGTCACCATTTTGCCACAATATCTGGTTAAAAAAGGGGTACCCCAATGGGATTCCATGCGTGCGCTTTTTACGGAGGGTACCTACCCTACCCGGATGTGGGTCGAAAATGAAGCGGACATGATAGCCGCGCTCTCTAGCCTGCGTAAAGGGCAGACCGATTTACTCGCTCTTGTTTCCCGATTCGGCCTCACATCGGTCCGGTATTATATGGGCAAATTGAAGAGCAATGCCCATGCCCAACTCCAAATAGCGCTTCGCCCCTACGAAAATAAAAAAATGATGGCTTCGGAATTCCTGGACGACGGCCACCGAATTGCCGTTCAGATCGAAGTTCAACCGGGCCGAATCCTTTTCGACTTTAAGAGTACCTCCCACGTACATCCTCATAACCTGAACGCCAACCTCTCCATTCTCCACAGTGCCATCCTGTATGTACTCCGGATTCTGGTGGACAAGGAAATACCGCTAAATGATGGACTAATGAAGGATGTGCATATTTGCCTTCCCGAGAATTCCCTGCTCAACCCCCATTTTGAAGATGATCCCGCCCTCTGCCCGGCGGTGGTGGGTGGTAACACCGAGGTAAGCCAGCGGTTGGTGGATACCCTCCTCAAAGCCCTTGAACTAGCCGCCTGTAGCCAGGGTACCATGAACAATTTTCTATTTGGTAACGACCACCTGGGCTACTATGAAACCATTGGGGGAGGTGCCGGAGCCGGCCCGGGGTTTCATGGCCGGTCCGGGGTTCATCAGCACATGACCAATACCCGCATCACCGATACGGAAGAACTCGAAAGGCGCTATCCGGTTCGGATTCCCCGATTTGAATTGAGGAGTGATTCGGGGGGAAAAGGGCAATGGCATGGTGGCGAAGGGATTGTGCGCGAAATCGAATTTCTAGATGATCTGGACATTACGCTCCTGACCCAGCACCGTTATTTTGCGCCCTATGGCATGGCGGGAGGCGAAAATGGCAAGTCGTCCGACCATACCCTGATCCGAGCCAGCGGAAAAATCGAAAAGTGTCCGGGCGTGTGTAGTGCCCACGTGAAAAAGAACGACCGACTGCTGATCGAAACCCCCGGTGGGGGCGGTTACGGTGAACCTCACTGA
- a CDS encoding Nramp family divalent metal transporter has product MKSLSFKNGFSRLLFWSVISAAFIGPGTVTTCSLAGATFGTSLLWALTFSTLATIVLQEAAARLTLASTQSLGEILVQRHGLRGRWLNRLLAGGVILGCGAYEAGNLLGAVAGVRLILAIPIWSISLVLGIAAYFMLSIRNISLLTRLLGVLVFILGFAFIVVSLGVPENPLDIVANTVLPQFPQGSALLITGLIGTTIVPYNLFLGSGIGQGQTVSEMRQGLIPAIVIGGLVSMAIVVAGTLIEGEFSFPNAAQVLGERLGTWGEWLYALGLFGAGFTSLVTAPLAASITAKTLLSTTDRQTSYVWKGVLLLGVIFGIAQFKPVPVILAAQVANGLLLPFVTWQLFRCLNDRQILPEAFINSRIQNILFLLIFLVTLYLSGNTLYAVLK; this is encoded by the coding sequence ATGAAATCGCTCTCCTTCAAAAATGGTTTTTCGCGTCTCCTGTTCTGGTCGGTTATCTCGGCGGCTTTCATTGGGCCAGGTACAGTCACGACCTGTTCGCTGGCCGGAGCTACATTCGGCACTTCGCTGCTCTGGGCACTTACCTTTTCCACCCTTGCCACCATTGTTTTGCAGGAGGCGGCCGCTCGCCTCACCCTTGCCTCAACCCAGAGCCTGGGAGAAATCCTGGTTCAACGCCACGGGCTGCGCGGCCGCTGGCTCAATCGTCTGCTGGCGGGTGGAGTCATTCTGGGATGTGGAGCTTACGAGGCGGGGAATCTGCTGGGAGCAGTGGCCGGGGTAAGGTTGATTCTTGCTATTCCCATCTGGAGCATTAGTCTCGTTTTGGGAATTGCGGCCTACTTCATGTTGAGTATTCGTAACATTTCGCTTCTCACCCGCCTCCTGGGTGTGCTGGTTTTCATCCTTGGTTTCGCTTTTATTGTGGTGAGTCTGGGGGTACCTGAGAATCCGTTGGATATCGTGGCCAATACGGTTCTTCCGCAATTTCCTCAGGGATCAGCCCTGCTGATTACCGGACTGATCGGTACCACCATCGTACCTTACAATCTGTTTCTTGGTTCAGGCATCGGGCAAGGACAGACCGTGTCCGAGATGCGCCAGGGATTGATTCCGGCCATTGTGATTGGTGGTCTGGTTTCAATGGCCATCGTGGTTGCAGGTACCCTGATTGAAGGTGAGTTCAGTTTTCCGAACGCCGCCCAGGTGCTGGGAGAGCGCCTGGGTACCTGGGGTGAATGGCTCTACGCCTTGGGATTGTTCGGGGCGGGCTTCACTTCCTTAGTGACAGCTCCTCTGGCCGCTTCCATAACCGCCAAAACCCTGCTTTCTACCACGGACAGGCAAACTTCTTATGTTTGGAAGGGAGTGCTACTCCTCGGAGTCATATTTGGAATTGCCCAATTCAAACCGGTACCGGTCATCTTAGCGGCGCAGGTTGCTAACGGATTGTTACTTCCCTTCGTTACCTGGCAACTCTTCCGTTGTCTGAACGACCGGCAAATCTTACCGGAAGCATTTATCAATTCCAGGATACAGAATATACTTTTCTTACTGATTTTTTTGGTTACGCTCTATTTGAGTGGCAATACCCTGTATGCCGTTTTGAAATAG
- a CDS encoding TonB-dependent receptor produces MKNHIPLFLSTSILLLPYLTVAQSDTLEVNQLEEVKVTAFESKRTVLETTASVGIISPRTLERFAATTFTNAVNTVPGVRMEERSPGSYRFSVRGSLLRSPFGVRNVKFYWNGIPFTDANGNTPLNSLDFNSVGRMEIIKGPGSSIYGAGTGGVVLLSTSGVAESNKIEQSLGYGKYGYQSRNTEVKVGDVAVRYGHQQQEGYREQSSMVRDVFQFNSTSHIGEKSSLSLLGIYSDLHYQTPGGINLAQYQKDPTLARQPTPTLPGSVIQNAGIYTRYTLLGVQHRYALSTHWDQSLSLYVSANDFANPFISNYEKRDEQGFGGRNVWTFSKDFGKTDLQWTSGFEWQYGKSAQRNYENAQGTPAGFQTSEDIRSANASAFTQAELQFLQSFTLNAGISLNAYQFSYERFFPAPYENQQLKFNEVVSPRLALNKTFLQNWSLTASLSSGYSPPTLQEIRPSAGGFRADLQPEVGLNKELSLRRVGNRFQVEVNAYQFSLNQMIVRRSDAQGAEFFINAGKTNQKGLEWRFDYEVLQNLGFVQSLKIWNAGNLTNYRFRNYQQADTDLNGNRLPGIPAFSQNTGLDLGLRKGIALYATYQFVDKVFLNDANSVEAPSYDQISLRIVWKKNWGQHLYSELSASADYVSADIYSLGYDLNAFGNRYYNGAPKQNQWMGIKAGWRW; encoded by the coding sequence ATGAAAAATCATATACCCCTTTTCCTTTCAACTTCTATTCTGCTTTTGCCGTACCTGACGGTAGCCCAAAGTGATACCCTGGAAGTCAATCAGCTAGAAGAAGTGAAGGTCACTGCTTTTGAATCGAAACGTACCGTGCTGGAAACTACCGCCTCTGTCGGTATCATTAGTCCCCGCACCCTGGAACGATTCGCTGCAACTACGTTTACCAATGCAGTCAACACGGTACCGGGGGTACGGATGGAGGAGCGCTCGCCGGGAAGTTACCGCTTTTCGGTACGGGGTAGCCTGTTGCGTTCCCCATTTGGGGTTCGGAACGTGAAGTTTTATTGGAATGGAATTCCCTTCACGGATGCCAATGGCAACACACCCCTGAATTCCCTTGACTTTAATTCGGTAGGCCGCATGGAAATCATCAAAGGTCCGGGCAGCAGTATCTATGGCGCGGGAACCGGAGGGGTGGTATTGCTTTCTACGTCCGGAGTGGCTGAATCCAATAAAATTGAGCAGTCACTGGGTTATGGGAAATATGGCTACCAAAGTCGGAATACGGAGGTGAAAGTGGGTGATGTGGCCGTACGGTACGGTCATCAGCAGCAGGAGGGGTACCGTGAGCAGAGTAGTATGGTTCGGGATGTTTTTCAGTTTAACTCCACATCCCACATCGGTGAGAAATCCAGTTTATCTCTCTTGGGTATTTATTCAGACTTGCATTACCAGACTCCCGGGGGTATCAACCTGGCCCAATACCAGAAAGATCCAACACTGGCCCGCCAACCTACCCCGACCTTGCCGGGGAGTGTGATTCAGAATGCGGGCATTTACACGCGGTATACGCTTTTGGGAGTCCAGCACCGATACGCTCTGTCCACTCATTGGGATCAGTCTCTGTCGCTCTACGTGAGTGCGAATGATTTTGCCAATCCATTTATTTCAAACTATGAAAAACGGGATGAGCAGGGTTTTGGTGGGCGGAATGTATGGACGTTTTCAAAAGATTTTGGCAAAACCGACTTGCAATGGACCAGCGGATTCGAGTGGCAATACGGGAAATCGGCCCAGCGGAATTATGAAAACGCCCAGGGTACCCCCGCCGGTTTCCAGACTTCCGAAGATATCCGAAGCGCCAATGCATCGGCATTCACTCAGGCCGAGTTGCAGTTCTTGCAGTCTTTCACTCTGAATGCGGGCATTAGTCTGAATGCGTATCAGTTTTCCTACGAGCGCTTTTTCCCAGCCCCCTATGAAAATCAGCAACTGAAATTCAATGAGGTCGTCAGTCCCCGATTGGCACTAAACAAGACTTTCCTCCAAAACTGGTCCCTGACAGCTTCGCTGAGTTCGGGCTATTCGCCTCCTACCTTGCAGGAAATTCGCCCGTCCGCCGGAGGATTCCGGGCCGATCTGCAACCTGAAGTAGGCCTAAACAAGGAGCTATCATTGCGTCGGGTAGGGAATCGTTTCCAGGTGGAGGTAAATGCTTACCAATTTTCGCTCAATCAAATGATTGTCCGGCGATCGGATGCGCAGGGGGCCGAATTCTTTATCAATGCCGGTAAAACCAACCAGAAAGGCCTCGAATGGCGATTTGACTACGAGGTACTTCAAAATCTGGGATTTGTGCAAAGTCTGAAAATATGGAATGCAGGTAACCTGACCAACTATCGCTTCCGGAACTATCAACAGGCCGATACTGATTTGAACGGAAACCGATTGCCCGGTATCCCCGCCTTTTCACAAAATACTGGGCTGGATTTGGGATTGAGGAAAGGGATTGCCCTGTATGCTACCTATCAATTCGTCGATAAAGTATTCCTGAACGACGCCAATTCTGTAGAAGCGCCCTCGTATGATCAAATTTCGCTCCGGATCGTCTGGAAGAAAAACTGGGGACAGCACCTGTATTCCGAGCTATCAGCATCTGCAGACTACGTTTCTGCTGATATTTATAGTTTGGGCTATGATTTGAATGCTTTCGGAAACCGCTATTATAATGGTGCGCCGAAGCAGAATCAGTGGATGGGTATAAAAGCGGGATGGCGCTGGTGA
- a CDS encoding aconitate hydratase, which produces MAFDLDMIKGVYARMEERINAARQVVGRPLTQAEKILYSHLWEGTATTPYERGKAYVDFAPDRVAMQDATAQMALLQFMQAGRPQVAVPSTVHCDHLIQAEVGAEKDLEIAKNRNKEVYDFLASVSNKYGIGFWKPGAGIIHQVVLENYAFPGGMMIGTDSHTPNAGGLGMIAIGVGGADASDVMSGLAWELKMPRLIGVKLTGKLSGWTSAKDVILWVAGQLTVKGGTGYVVEYFGEGAESMSCTGKGTICNMGAEIGATTSLFTYDDKMADYLRSTERADIADAADEVRTHLRADEEVYENPEEYYDQVIHLDLSTLEPHINGPFTPDLAWPLSKFAQAVRENNWPERLEVGLIGSCTNSSYEDMTRAASVAGQASKKNIKAKAEFTITPGSEMVRFTAERDGILDTFEKIGGVVLANACGPCIGQWARHMDDPSRKNSIITSFNRNFAKRNDGNISTHAFVASPEIVTAFAIAGDLTFNPMKDSLTNEDGQNVMLDEPKGIELPIQGFEVEDAGYQSPAEDGSQVQVAVDPDSDRLQLLDPFKEWEGTDLLGLKLLIKAKGKCTTDHISMAGPWLKYRGHLDNISNNMLIGAINYFNDKSNSVKNQLSGEYGEVPATQRIYKAEGIGTVVVGDENYGEGSSREHAAMEPRHLGVRAILVKSFARIHETNLKKQGMLALTFASPSDYEKVLEDDTIDIKGLTSFAPGSPLTVVLHHADGTTEDILVNHTYNAQQIEWFKAGSALNIIRRSVGA; this is translated from the coding sequence ATGGCATTTGACTTAGACATGATCAAGGGCGTATATGCCCGCATGGAAGAACGTATCAACGCTGCCCGCCAGGTAGTAGGGCGTCCCCTTACTCAGGCAGAAAAAATATTGTACTCACACCTTTGGGAGGGGACTGCTACGACACCTTATGAGCGGGGGAAGGCTTATGTGGATTTTGCTCCCGACCGCGTAGCTATGCAGGACGCAACGGCGCAAATGGCCCTCTTGCAATTCATGCAGGCCGGCCGGCCCCAGGTGGCGGTACCTTCTACTGTGCACTGCGATCACCTGATTCAGGCGGAGGTAGGTGCGGAGAAGGACCTTGAAATTGCTAAAAATAGAAATAAGGAAGTTTATGATTTTCTGGCCTCCGTATCCAACAAGTACGGCATTGGCTTCTGGAAGCCCGGTGCGGGTATTATTCACCAGGTGGTACTTGAAAACTACGCATTTCCGGGCGGTATGATGATCGGCACCGATTCACATACGCCGAATGCGGGTGGCCTGGGGATGATCGCTATTGGGGTCGGCGGTGCCGATGCCAGCGATGTGATGTCGGGCCTGGCCTGGGAATTGAAAATGCCCCGCCTGATTGGGGTAAAACTGACAGGTAAGCTCTCAGGCTGGACTTCCGCTAAGGATGTGATACTGTGGGTGGCGGGCCAACTGACTGTAAAAGGTGGTACGGGCTATGTCGTCGAATATTTTGGCGAGGGCGCCGAAAGCATGTCGTGTACCGGAAAGGGTACCATTTGTAATATGGGAGCAGAAATCGGGGCTACGACATCTCTCTTTACGTATGATGATAAAATGGCCGATTACCTGCGTTCCACCGAACGCGCCGATATTGCTGATGCTGCCGATGAAGTACGGACCCACTTACGGGCCGATGAAGAAGTATACGAAAATCCCGAAGAATATTACGATCAGGTGATCCACCTGGATCTATCAACGCTTGAACCCCATATTAACGGACCTTTTACCCCCGATTTGGCTTGGCCGTTGTCCAAGTTTGCCCAAGCCGTACGGGAAAACAATTGGCCTGAGCGGCTGGAAGTGGGTTTGATTGGTTCCTGCACGAACTCTTCCTACGAAGACATGACCCGGGCTGCCTCCGTGGCGGGTCAGGCTTCTAAAAAGAACATCAAAGCGAAGGCGGAATTTACGATCACTCCCGGATCTGAAATGGTTCGCTTTACCGCCGAGCGCGATGGAATTCTGGATACTTTTGAGAAAATCGGTGGGGTTGTACTGGCGAACGCCTGCGGACCTTGCATCGGGCAGTGGGCACGCCATATGGACGATCCTTCCCGCAAGAATTCGATTATCACTTCCTTCAACCGGAATTTTGCCAAACGTAACGACGGAAATATCAGTACTCACGCTTTTGTGGCCTCGCCCGAAATCGTAACGGCCTTCGCAATCGCGGGCGATCTGACTTTTAACCCGATGAAGGATTCGTTGACTAACGAAGACGGGCAGAACGTCATGCTGGACGAACCCAAGGGAATCGAATTGCCTATTCAGGGTTTTGAGGTAGAGGACGCAGGGTACCAGTCACCAGCCGAAGATGGAAGTCAGGTGCAGGTAGCGGTCGATCCGGATTCAGACCGCCTCCAATTGCTCGATCCCTTCAAGGAGTGGGAAGGTACCGATTTGCTCGGATTGAAACTGTTGATCAAAGCCAAAGGCAAGTGTACAACCGACCATATTTCGATGGCCGGACCCTGGCTTAAGTACCGCGGACACCTGGACAATATTTCCAACAATATGCTCATTGGGGCGATCAATTACTTTAACGATAAGTCCAATTCAGTAAAAAACCAGCTATCGGGAGAATACGGTGAGGTACCTGCTACCCAGCGTATTTACAAAGCTGAGGGTATTGGAACCGTTGTGGTAGGGGATGAAAACTACGGTGAGGGCTCTTCACGCGAACACGCCGCCATGGAGCCACGTCACCTTGGGGTACGCGCGATTCTGGTTAAATCATTCGCCCGTATTCACGAGACCAATTTGAAAAAGCAAGGTATGCTGGCCCTGACTTTTGCCAGTCCGTCGGACTACGAAAAAGTACTGGAAGACGACACTATAGACATAAAAGGATTGACATCCTTTGCTCCGGGTAGCCCGTTGACAGTGGTACTGCACCATGCAGACGGTACTACTGAGGATATTCTGGTTAATCATACTTACAACGCCCAACAAATCGAATGGTTCAAGGCAGGTTCGGCGCTGAATATCATTCGTCGTTCGGTAGGCGCCTAA